The Candidatus Baltobacteraceae bacterium genome segment ATAAGCGGAGCTCCGCAAAATGCCAATCCGAACGTTGCGAACCCAGCGACCACGTTCGGTCAGAGCGGCGGCGTCTTCTCGTATGGTTTCGACCCGTTTAACCTCACGACAAGCGGCTCGCCGAGATATCCGGGAAACCCCAGCGTGTACGCACTGCCCTTCTATTCAGGCAGTGGGTCATCGGCAGTAAACTTGCGCTATGTCGGAGGACCGCCGGCGTATCCGTTCTTTAACGACGGGACGTTCCCGCCGTTCTTCGCGGGCTACTCGCAAGGGTTCACGACCTTCAATGCCGCGCCGGTCGCCGGCGCGTACACGTTAGCCGTTTCGGTGGGCGGCGGCAACTCGAACACGGCTGCCCAAACCTTCACGGCTAGTGCTAATCTCGCGAGCACGACGCCGCTTCCGCCGCTGCCGGCACCGACTTTCGTCACCGACGGAGCCGGCGGAGGCAGCGGAACGATCGCGGTTCCCGCAGATCCACGCATAACGGAGACCATGGTCTATTTCGTAGACCGCGTTACCGGCCTCTACTTCGCGATTGGCCCGCTCAAGGGTACCGGTGCGCTTACGTTCACGCTTCCCGACAATCTGGGACCGTGCAGCGGCAGCGGATGTCAAACCGGCTCGAAAGCGACGCCATCGATTAACACGGGCGACACATACCGCGTCTACGGCGCCTCCTACGACTACCCGGCCTTCGAATCGGGGCCGCCGGGGAACGCGCAAGAGAAACCAACCATTACCGGGGCCGGCGGCCAAGCCGATATTACGACATCGGCGCCGTTTAGCTCGACCTACTAATCCGAGAGGACTCGGCAATGAAAAGAGGGAGCGCGGTTCGCCGCGCTCCCTCTTTTTAGTATTATTGACCGTTCGGTGCGAGCACTACTTGCGAAGCCGGATAGTCGAACGTCCAGTTAAAATGACGGAGAAAATCGAGGCCGATCAATCCGTTGTCTTGACCGAAGACGTTTCTCCCGCCAAAGCACAGTGGTGGGTTTTCATATTTGTAAGGACCGATATGCAGCTCTGATGCGAGTACGCACGGTCCGCTTGTCGACGCGCCGTCCCATGCGGTGTAGCCGATGGTTCGAGTCGCCGAGTATCCCAGGTTGCCGCTGCCGCCGCCTTGCCCCTCGGGCTGCGCCGAGCCGTCGAAGGTTTGATCCGAGGCCTTGATCTTGCCGGTATCTCGCAGAGCTTGAGACAGAATGATAAAACCGGCGAGGTCGGTATCGAACGAGGGGCGCGCATACCCGCCTTCGGGCAACGGCATGCTGATGGCCGGAGTTCCGTCGCTCAAGTCTACCGGAAACGAAAACGCCCCAGGAGCGGTCTCCACCTTCGTAGAGTTTGGATCCCCGACGTGCAGCGTTTCCTTAACGAGATCGACACTCACGATCGCGCCGGCGAAAAAATCATAACCTAAGACTCCCGCGATCCGCGAGTCGCTCCGATCTACGATCTTCTCCACGATCACATCGTGCAGGACCGAATTGCCGATCTGCAGCGATCGTACGGTCGCATAGCCCGCGTCGTTAGGATTGCCGATAAACGGCGAGAAATCGCTTTGTCCTCGGTTCTGGACACCGGCGGATGCGGCGAACCGGTCGTATAAAACGATGGCCGGCGTAGCCGTTCCGACCAAGAATATCCCCGAGTGCCCGTTAACCGACGCATTGACACGAATTTGCGGAGTTAGGGAGACGGGGTCCCGGAAGAGCGTTAACGGCACGGCGTCATCGCCGTACGTCCACGTTGCTTTCGCGGCGGGAGGTTCCAGGTCGGAGAGGGCTATCGACGGCGTGACGACGATCGACGTCAACTCGTAACGCGCGCCATCAACGGTCCAGGCCGCGATCGCTTTTTTGCCCGGGGCGATATCGGCGTACTTCAGAATTTCGACGGTGTGGCTATCCGCGGCGGCTGGAGCCACGACGACTCGTAAAAACGCCCCCGTGGATGGATCTTCGTAAATATCCATCGGAGCCGATCCGGCTATCGATGCACGCAATATGCTGGTTGAGACGCCGCGCACCGCGGCACTCCCCACCACGCTCGTGCCGCGCAGCGCGCCCGCTCCTTCGGCACGAACCACATCCAGATCGAGGGCCACTTGTGCCGGGGATCCGAGAAGCGTCGCTGTGAACCCGTTTAAATCCGCATGCCAAACGACCCGGCCCGTAAAGCCCACATCGTCGGTCAGGGAACCTCCTTCGGCAGAGATGCTATCGCGGTATACGAGGCCGTTGCGCGCCTCGCGCAAGGCGTCGGTGGCCCCACGGCCGGTCCGAGTACCCGAAGCTTGCCAACTGGAAAGCGCGGCGTCGCCGCTCTTCCAACCCACAAAAGACGCGTGCTTAGCCAGAAGCGCTTGCGCGTCGTCGGCGAAGGCGACGGCCGGAGCACAAATCGAGACACCTAGGACCAACGCCGAGAACGTTGCGAAAAAAAAGTCTTTGCGCATAAAACACCCCAATGCGAAGCAGGCTGTGGCCGGAGCAGACGTTCGTATCCGTTTTGTGCGGCGGGGTTGGACACCTGGCCCGGCGCGGGGGCTTGCCTACGTTCGCAACGCAATAAGGACGACGCCCGCGAGTGCCGCGCCGACGCCTATTTTCTGGACGATCTGCAGGCGTTCTTTGAGCACGACGCGCGCCAAAAGCACCGTGCTCGCGGGATAGAGTGACGTTAAAACGGCCGCGATGGAAAGATACCCCGCGTAGGTCGCAAGCACGTACAACGCGTTTGCGGTCATATCGATAGCGCCCGCCAGCGCGATTAGCGGAAGAGTGCCGTTGCGCGGAGCCATGCTCCGCCGCATCACGAGAGCCAGCAGAATCAAGAAACCGACCGACCCGATGCGCGCGCCGACCAGCGGATACAGACCGGCGTGTTTGCCGGCCAGCGCGAGGAAGGTGTAGAAGCCGCCGAGCACGATCCCCGACGCAATCGCCTCGCGTACGCCGGCCGTCGAGAACTCAATGCGCCCGTCTTCTTCAGTCGATAGTGAGATCATCACGACTGCGATTAACGCGATCCCGATGCCGACGATCTGAAACGTTGAGAGACGTTCGCCGCGAAAAACGCCGATAACGACCGGCAACGCAGCGGCAAGAACCGCGGTGATCGGCGAGACGACGCCCATTTTCCCGATCGAAAGCGCGTGATAGAGCAGCGCGAGCCCAAGCCCACCGCACACTCCGCTCAACAAACCCCACCCGTAGGCCGCCGGCGTCGCGTGCCCTGGAAACAACGGCAGTATCGCGAGCAAGAGCGCGAACCCCACACCTTGCGAAATAACGGCGACGGAAAAGATCGACGTGCGGCGCGTCGCGAGCCCGCCGCAGAAATCGGCCGAACCGTAGAACGCCGCCGCAAGTAAGCCGAGAACGATCGCATTCACCGCGTTACGACACCCTTCGCGTGGACAAGCTCATGCTTCGACAAGCTCAGCATGACAAAATAGAGAGCCCCTCTTTGTCATCCTGAGCCTGTCGAAGGACGCCGTTGCGGACAAACACGGGCCTCGCGACAGGCTCAGCATGACAAACATTACGTTTGCGTTGGGTCGAGGGCGTCGCGTAGGCCGTCGCCGAGGAGGTTGAAGCCGAGGACCATGAGCGTGATCGCGACGCCGGGAGCGACCAGCGTCCACGGTGCGGAGAGCCAGTAGTCGCGCGCGTCGTTGAGCATCGCGCCCCACTCGGGTATGGGCGGGCGGGCGCCGAGTCCGAGGTACGAAAGGCCGGCGGCCTCGAGTTCGGCGGTCGCGACGCCCAGCGTCGCCTGCACGAGCAGCGGCGCCATGATGTTGGGTAGCACGTGCCGCACGAGGATGCGCGGGGTCCACGCGCCAACCGCGCGGGCCGCCTCGATATACTCAAGATTCTTTATCGCCAGCACCGACGAACGCGCCAGCCGCGCGTATTGCGGAACGTACACGATACCCACGGCGATCATCACGTGGTCGATGCTCGGGCCCAGGATCGTGGTGATGCCGATCGCGAGAATGATCGACGGAAACGCGAGCATCACGTCGACGATCGCCATGACGGCGTCGTCGACTTTACCGCCGAGATAGCCGGCGAACACGCCGAGCAGCGTTCCGATCGAAATCGCGAGTCCTACGGCGATGAGCCCGATTCGAATCGAAATTCGCGCGCCGTAGACGATCCGCGCAAACATGTCGCGGCCCAGCTTGTCGGTTCCGAGCCAATGCGCGGCGCTCGGATGCAGCGATTGATGCGCTAAATCTTGCGCGAGCGGATCGGCATGGCCGACGAGCGGGGCGAAGACGGCCGCGAGCGCGATAAACGCAACGATAGTAAGCC includes the following:
- a CDS encoding ABC transporter permease, coding for MDVSLLAAAENIAPASRSYGGDVWRRLRRSPGALVGLTIVAFIALAAVFAPLVGHADPLAQDLAHQSLHPSAAHWLGTDKLGRDMFARIVYGARISIRIGLIAVGLAISIGTLLGVFAGYLGGKVDDAVMAIVDVMLAFPSIILAIGITTILGPSIDHVMIAVGIVYVPQYARLARSSVLAIKNLEYIEAARAVGAWTPRILVRHVLPNIMAPLLVQATLGVATAELEAAGLSYLGLGARPPIPEWGAMLNDARDYWLSAPWTLVAPGVAITLMVLGFNLLGDGLRDALDPTQT
- a CDS encoding DMT family transporter, encoding MNAIVLGLLAAAFYGSADFCGGLATRRTSIFSVAVISQGVGFALLLAILPLFPGHATPAAYGWGLLSGVCGGLGLALLYHALSIGKMGVVSPITAVLAAALPVVIGVFRGERLSTFQIVGIGIALIAVVMISLSTEEDGRIEFSTAGVREAIASGIVLGGFYTFLALAGKHAGLYPLVGARIGSVGFLILLALVMRRSMAPRNGTLPLIALAGAIDMTANALYVLATYAGYLSIAAVLTSLYPASTVLLARVVLKERLQIVQKIGVGAALAGVVLIALRT
- a CDS encoding retropepsin-like aspartic protease, whose amino-acid sequence is MALDLDVVRAEGAGALRGTSVVGSAAVRGVSTSILRASIAGSAPMDIYEDPSTGAFLRVVVAPAAADSHTVEILKYADIAPGKKAIAAWTVDGARYELTSIVVTPSIALSDLEPPAAKATWTYGDDAVPLTLFRDPVSLTPQIRVNASVNGHSGIFLVGTATPAIVLYDRFAASAGVQNRGQSDFSPFIGNPNDAGYATVRSLQIGNSVLHDVIVEKIVDRSDSRIAGVLGYDFFAGAIVSVDLVKETLHVGDPNSTKVETAPGAFSFPVDLSDGTPAISMPLPEGGYARPSFDTDLAGFIILSQALRDTGKIKASDQTFDGSAQPEGQGGGSGNLGYSATRTIGYTAWDGASTSGPCVLASELHIGPYKYENPPLCFGGRNVFGQDNGLIGLDFLRHFNWTFDYPASQVVLAPNGQ